One genomic window of Massilia sp. KIM includes the following:
- a CDS encoding HD-GYP domain-containing protein: MLKKVDSSQLKVGMFIHDLDCGWMEHPFLRNRFVLSTEDEIRKIRAARIRGVVIDCARGLDVDDAPTLAQAEAATEAEVTAIATRPRAVPAKASLSEELARAATVRKQAAGLVRTVMQDARLGKAVELDQVSPVVQSVTESILRNSGALLGLLRIKNKDDYTFLHSVSVCALLVAFCRSRNMDEETTRQAGIGGLLHDTGKALVPDEVLNKPGRLSDEEFALIKRHPRDGWEILRKSPGIGAIPLDITLHHHERRDGSGYPESLGEGSISELAQMAAIVDVYDAITSDRCYHKGMSAAEALRKIYEWSKFHFNPALAQEFMRCVGIYPVGTLVLLESGRLGVVVEPHETSLLTPKVNVFFNTKTQVYIRPETIDLSRALGFGGGDKIVRHESPEKWQVDPLRFMQLA; this comes from the coding sequence ATGTTGAAGAAGGTCGATTCATCGCAACTGAAAGTCGGGATGTTCATCCACGACCTGGATTGCGGCTGGATGGAACACCCCTTCTTGCGCAACCGCTTCGTGCTCAGCACCGAGGACGAGATCCGCAAGATCCGCGCCGCCCGCATCCGCGGGGTGGTGATCGACTGCGCGCGCGGCCTGGACGTCGACGACGCGCCCACCCTGGCCCAGGCCGAGGCCGCCACCGAGGCCGAAGTCACGGCCATCGCCACCCGTCCGCGGGCCGTTCCCGCCAAGGCCTCGCTGAGCGAGGAGCTGGCGCGCGCCGCCACCGTCCGCAAGCAGGCCGCCGGCCTGGTACGAACCGTGATGCAGGATGCGCGCCTGGGCAAGGCGGTCGAGCTCGACCAGGTCAGCCCGGTGGTGCAGAGCGTGACCGAATCCATCCTGCGCAATTCGGGCGCCTTGCTGGGCCTGCTGCGCATCAAGAACAAGGACGACTACACCTTCCTGCACTCGGTCAGCGTGTGCGCGCTGCTGGTGGCTTTCTGCCGCTCGCGCAACATGGACGAGGAAACTACCCGCCAGGCCGGCATCGGCGGCCTGCTGCACGACACCGGCAAGGCCCTGGTGCCCGACGAGGTCCTGAACAAGCCGGGCCGCCTGAGCGACGAGGAATTCGCGCTGATCAAGCGCCATCCGCGCGACGGCTGGGAGATCCTGCGCAAGTCGCCCGGCATCGGCGCGATCCCGCTCGACATCACCCTGCACCACCACGAGCGGCGCGACGGCAGCGGCTATCCGGAGTCCCTGGGAGAAGGATCGATCAGCGAACTGGCCCAGATGGCGGCCATCGTCGACGTCTACGACGCCATCACCTCGGACCGCTGCTACCACAAGGGCATGTCGGCGGCCGAAGCCCTGCGCAAGATCTATGAGTGGAGCAAGTTCCACTTCAACCCGGCCCTGGCCCAGGAATTCATGCGCTGCGTAGGCATCTACCCGGTCGGCACCCTGGTGCTGCTGGAATCGGGACGCCTGGGCGTGGTCGTCGAGCCGCACGAGACCAGCCTGCTCACGCCCAAGGTCAACGTCTTCTTCAACACCAAGACCCAGGTCTACATCCGTCCCGAAACGATCGACCTGTCGCGCGCCCTCGGCTTCGGCGGCGGCGACAAGATCGTGCGCCACGAGTCCCCCGAGAAGTGGCAGGTCGACCCGCTGCGCTTCATGCAGCTGGCCTGA